The Pyruvatibacter sp. HU-CL02332 genome includes a window with the following:
- the pepN gene encoding aminopeptidase N — MSALTEGTSPAMPPAPSPIHLADYAPPPWLVDTVALDVQLAPTATRVTATTKLKPNPEAAATTSIELDGERMQLISVSLDGHLLGTDAYTISDSKLTLHDVTAEPHELVIESECDPQANTSLTGLYRSSGVYCTQCEAEGFRRITYFPDRPDVLAIYTVRLEADKTDCPILLANGNQVAQGDLADGRHFAEWHDPHPKPAYLFAMVAGDLDCVSDRFTTMSGRDVSLGIYVEHGKADRTAYAMDSLKRSMTWDEAAFGREYDLDVFNIVAVSDFNMGAMENKGLNVFNDKYILVRPDTATDADYANVEAIIAHEYFHNWSGNRVTCRDWFQLCLKEGLTVFRDQEFSSDMRSRPVKRIADVKTLRAHQYPEDAGPLAHPVRPSSYIEINNFYTATVYEKGAEVVRMLKTLIGPDAFRDGMDAYFENNDGRAATVEDFISAMEDASGRDLSQFKRWYDQAGTPELVVSGKYSPIDETFDLTVAQSTAPTPGQSAKAPLHIPLAMGLIGKDGTSLPLHLSNTETDGDAQTQTVVELTGYEQTFTFEKVTSPPVLSVLRGFSAPVKLTTNGGDKDWLFRMAHDPDPCARWEAGQTYARELLVNVTRAMRAGDKPRRGTRYADALRHVLEDDSLEPAFAAMMLDLPGEAELAQHIGQNVDADAVHNARKHLQSAVADQLGDLLLDRYSQLQSNAAYSPDAEQAGRRALKNACLRLYAGLGNENAARIAAVQFSSANNMTDMEAALATLTHMQREERQVAFDAFYERAAGDPLLLDKWFSLQAMSSRADTRQAVEALMDHSDFSMKRPNTVRSLIGVFAGSNPVRFHAADGSGYRLLTQVVRDLDPINPQVAARLLGTLKSWRVYDDARKSEAVRCVSDLLDGEKLSEDVYEIATRMIA, encoded by the coding sequence TTGAGCGCTTTGACTGAGGGCACATCGCCCGCCATGCCCCCTGCCCCGTCACCAATCCATCTTGCTGACTATGCGCCGCCGCCGTGGCTGGTGGACACGGTCGCACTTGACGTTCAGCTGGCGCCGACAGCTACACGCGTAACAGCAACAACAAAGCTGAAGCCAAATCCGGAAGCGGCCGCCACCACCTCCATAGAGCTGGACGGCGAGCGGATGCAGCTCATTTCTGTTTCACTCGACGGCCACCTGCTTGGCACTGATGCCTACACTATTTCTGATTCAAAGCTGACGCTTCATGATGTGACGGCGGAGCCGCATGAGCTTGTCATCGAGTCCGAGTGTGACCCACAGGCGAACACGTCCCTTACGGGGCTTTACAGATCCAGTGGAGTTTACTGCACACAGTGTGAGGCAGAGGGCTTTCGACGCATCACCTATTTTCCTGATCGTCCAGATGTATTGGCTATCTATACGGTTCGTCTGGAAGCAGACAAAACCGACTGCCCCATCCTGTTGGCTAACGGCAACCAGGTTGCGCAAGGCGACCTGGCGGACGGCCGACACTTTGCGGAGTGGCACGATCCCCATCCCAAACCTGCCTACCTGTTCGCCATGGTCGCCGGCGATCTTGATTGCGTGTCCGACAGGTTCACGACAATGTCGGGACGTGATGTCTCACTGGGCATCTACGTAGAGCATGGCAAAGCCGACCGCACGGCCTACGCGATGGATTCCCTCAAGCGGTCCATGACATGGGATGAAGCGGCGTTCGGTCGGGAATATGACCTTGATGTCTTCAACATCGTTGCTGTCTCGGACTTCAATATGGGGGCAATGGAAAACAAGGGCCTCAATGTCTTCAACGACAAATACATTCTGGTGCGCCCGGACACAGCAACTGACGCGGACTATGCCAATGTCGAGGCCATTATCGCGCACGAGTACTTCCACAACTGGAGCGGCAACCGCGTCACATGTCGTGACTGGTTCCAGCTCTGCCTGAAGGAAGGTCTCACGGTTTTCCGTGACCAGGAGTTTTCCAGCGACATGCGTTCGCGGCCGGTAAAGCGTATTGCAGACGTCAAAACGCTTCGGGCGCACCAATACCCGGAGGACGCAGGCCCGTTGGCTCACCCGGTGCGGCCATCGAGCTACATCGAGATCAACAACTTCTATACAGCGACCGTGTATGAAAAAGGCGCTGAAGTCGTCCGCATGTTGAAGACGCTCATCGGCCCCGACGCCTTCAGAGACGGCATGGACGCGTATTTTGAGAATAATGACGGGCGTGCTGCGACAGTCGAAGACTTTATATCTGCGATGGAAGATGCCTCTGGTCGTGATCTCTCACAATTCAAGCGGTGGTATGATCAGGCAGGTACCCCCGAACTGGTTGTGTCGGGAAAGTATTCACCGATTGATGAAACCTTCGACCTGACTGTTGCCCAATCGACCGCACCAACACCAGGCCAGAGTGCCAAAGCCCCACTGCACATTCCTCTTGCCATGGGGCTGATCGGCAAGGACGGCACAAGCTTGCCTCTGCATCTTTCCAACACAGAGACGGACGGCGACGCGCAAACCCAAACCGTTGTTGAACTGACAGGGTACGAACAGACGTTCACCTTTGAAAAGGTCACATCGCCGCCGGTCCTTTCCGTCCTTCGTGGATTCTCGGCGCCAGTAAAACTCACCACAAATGGTGGAGACAAAGACTGGCTGTTCCGCATGGCCCATGACCCGGACCCCTGCGCACGCTGGGAAGCTGGTCAGACCTATGCCCGTGAACTTCTGGTCAACGTCACACGTGCCATGAGAGCCGGAGACAAACCAAGGCGTGGCACCCGATATGCAGATGCACTAAGGCATGTGTTGGAGGATGACAGCCTGGAGCCCGCATTCGCGGCCATGATGCTTGACCTCCCGGGCGAGGCGGAGCTGGCACAGCATATCGGTCAAAATGTAGATGCCGACGCTGTGCACAATGCACGTAAGCACCTTCAGTCAGCAGTTGCAGACCAACTTGGCGATCTCTTGCTGGATCGATACTCACAGCTTCAGTCCAATGCAGCTTACAGCCCTGATGCAGAGCAAGCAGGCCGGCGGGCCTTGAAGAACGCATGCCTTCGACTCTACGCCGGGCTTGGCAATGAGAACGCTGCACGGATAGCGGCCGTACAGTTTTCCTCCGCCAACAACATGACTGATATGGAAGCGGCACTGGCAACACTCACGCACATGCAACGTGAGGAACGTCAGGTTGCCTTTGACGCGTTTTACGAACGCGCAGCCGGTGACCCTCTTCTGCTTGATAAGTGGTTTTCACTGCAGGCCATGTCTTCTCGGGCGGACACCCGCCAAGCCGTGGAAGCCTTGATGGACCATTCAGACTTCTCCATGAAACGGCCGAACACCGTCAGATCCCTGATCGGCGTGTTTGCTGGATCAAATCCCGTCCGTTTCCATGCGGCTGACGGCAGCGGCTATCGTCTGCTCACACAGGTTGTCCGTGATCTTGATCCAATCAACCCGCAGGTCGCAGCCCGCCTGCTGGGCACACTCAAGAGTTGGCGCGTCTACGATGACGCCCGCAAATCCGAGGCAGTGCGCTGCGTAAGTGATTTGCTGGATGGCGAAAAACTGTCAGAAGACGTCTATGAGATAGCGACCCGCATGATTGCATAG
- a CDS encoding ATP-binding protein: MSEARFTGPISTSAGPMAPIQQSLSSRIARWGAGVFSSRDQRTDAAQRPNADESRARLWALLFSAIVLVAFNGIAAWQLRADYQAGLAQANSHATALAKALAGDASIGTLDTQSFDARVSSLDLRPGVMVTREPAGTTPTPGTSAGIEARSVVTGNIQQVSVFIPIRSALADWYATLPFHLVLMAGASFFICVLGGGMVRQIERKTAADIALKDSEQRFELAFAGARCGIWDWDLTAGRLYWSAPMFALLGEQPRAARLSPDQVMNYVHPEDRHILQEVEDSVRRGTLGYDTTFRLRHSSGDWVWVRAKGQIWRGLTANTQRLVGIAIDITEQKQAEARERMANARLRDAVESISEAFSLWDGKGRLVLANEKFRAFHNINRDAVPAGTTARDLDLRSAEGELLLPGRMADATDPENLEVKLPGGRWLHLSERRMRDGGIVSVGTDITALKHQEAELIRKGEVLSETVTDLEGSRRTLQAQASQLVQLAEKYAGAKAKAESANRSKSEFLANMSHELRTPLNAIIGFSEIMRKQMFGPLGADKYEDYAADIHASGQHLLEVINDILDMSKIEAGKHKLDLADVALADVFEETMHMVSGRADDARVTLLADAGNVPVIHADKRAIKQVLLNLVSNGIKFTPAGGTVSIDAEHDEEKGHVSINVVDTGIGIDAADLANLGRPFEQVESNYLKTHEGTGLGLALSRSLVELHGGTFSMESAPNEGTCVTVTLPLVAAVKEAVAENAQS, from the coding sequence ATGAGCGAAGCGCGGTTTACCGGACCAATCTCAACATCTGCCGGTCCGATGGCGCCCATACAGCAGAGCCTTAGTAGTCGCATTGCCCGTTGGGGCGCAGGCGTATTCTCATCCCGCGATCAAAGGACAGATGCTGCCCAGCGGCCCAATGCTGATGAGAGCCGTGCACGTCTTTGGGCCCTGTTGTTTTCCGCAATCGTGCTCGTTGCCTTTAACGGCATTGCCGCATGGCAACTGCGGGCTGACTATCAGGCAGGCCTTGCGCAGGCGAACAGCCATGCAACCGCTCTTGCAAAGGCATTGGCCGGTGATGCTTCCATTGGCACTCTTGATACACAATCATTCGACGCTCGTGTTTCGTCCCTTGATCTGCGTCCTGGTGTGATGGTCACACGGGAACCTGCAGGTACAACACCAACACCTGGTACGTCGGCAGGCATAGAGGCGCGGTCTGTCGTCACCGGCAACATCCAGCAAGTCTCTGTCTTCATCCCTATCCGCTCCGCACTTGCGGACTGGTACGCCACACTGCCGTTTCATCTTGTCCTGATGGCAGGGGCATCCTTCTTCATCTGCGTTCTTGGGGGCGGTATGGTCCGCCAGATCGAACGCAAGACCGCCGCCGACATCGCTCTCAAAGACAGTGAGCAGCGGTTTGAACTTGCCTTTGCGGGCGCACGTTGCGGCATCTGGGACTGGGACCTGACCGCGGGCCGGCTGTATTGGTCCGCGCCGATGTTCGCGCTTCTTGGAGAACAGCCTCGCGCGGCACGTCTGAGCCCGGACCAGGTCATGAACTATGTGCACCCGGAAGATCGTCATATTCTCCAGGAGGTCGAAGACAGTGTGCGCCGCGGCACACTTGGCTATGACACGACATTCCGTTTGCGTCACTCGTCCGGTGACTGGGTTTGGGTTCGCGCCAAAGGCCAGATCTGGCGTGGACTGACCGCGAACACACAGCGCCTTGTCGGCATTGCAATCGACATCACTGAGCAAAAGCAGGCCGAAGCCCGTGAGCGTATGGCCAACGCCCGCCTACGGGACGCGGTCGAAAGTATTTCAGAAGCGTTTTCGCTTTGGGATGGCAAGGGTCGCCTCGTACTGGCGAACGAAAAGTTCCGTGCCTTCCACAACATCAACAGGGATGCCGTTCCTGCTGGCACCACAGCCCGTGACCTTGACTTGCGTAGCGCTGAGGGTGAGCTGCTGCTGCCAGGACGCATGGCGGATGCGACTGATCCCGAAAACCTGGAAGTAAAACTGCCGGGTGGTCGTTGGCTGCACCTGAGCGAACGGCGCATGCGTGATGGTGGCATTGTGTCCGTAGGTACAGACATTACGGCCCTGAAGCATCAAGAGGCAGAGCTCATTCGCAAAGGCGAAGTCCTCTCTGAAACGGTGACGGACCTTGAGGGATCCCGCCGCACGCTTCAGGCGCAGGCAAGCCAACTCGTGCAGCTGGCCGAAAAATACGCGGGCGCAAAAGCCAAAGCGGAATCTGCCAACCGGTCAAAGTCGGAATTCCTGGCCAATATGAGCCACGAACTGCGCACACCGCTCAATGCGATCATCGGCTTTTCCGAAATCATGCGGAAGCAGATGTTCGGGCCACTTGGTGCTGATAAGTACGAAGACTACGCCGCCGACATCCATGCCAGCGGGCAGCACCTGCTGGAGGTCATCAATGACATTCTGGATATGTCCAAAATCGAGGCCGGAAAGCACAAACTTGACCTTGCAGACGTCGCCCTTGCTGACGTCTTTGAAGAAACAATGCATATGGTGTCCGGACGGGCGGACGACGCGCGGGTCACGCTACTGGCGGACGCTGGAAATGTGCCTGTAATCCATGCGGACAAACGTGCCATCAAGCAGGTGTTGTTGAACCTTGTGAGCAATGGCATCAAGTTTACGCCTGCTGGAGGCACGGTCAGCATTGATGCCGAGCACGATGAAGAAAAGGGCCATGTCTCCATCAATGTTGTGGATACCGGCATTGGCATTGATGCGGCTGACCTTGCCAATCTTGGCCGACCTTTCGAACAGGTCGAAAGCAACTACCTAAAAACGCATGAAGGAACAGGCTTGGGCCTGGCGCTGTCGCGTTCGCTGGTAGAGCTACATGGCGGCACTTTCTCAATGGAAAGTGCCCCTAATGAAGGCACTTGTGTGACTGTCACGCTACCGCTTGTTGCGGCGGTAAAAGAAGCCGTCGCTGAAAACGCCCAGTCCTAA
- a CDS encoding periplasmic heavy metal sensor — translation MTDKTDPKAVGRWVKATLFASLAINLFFAGILIGGPAFRDGPPKGGSGAAMIPNPRMFVEALGPVDGRRVQREIRRSVPDLREKFRAVRANHLRVVAALRADPYDPQALTDALGNVRKAHSELATSFQEPLATVFGNLTYEQRLKLADALEQMRPGRRPGGGADRSMGEKPDR, via the coding sequence ATGACGGATAAGACAGACCCCAAAGCAGTGGGCCGTTGGGTAAAGGCAACCCTCTTTGCCTCGCTGGCCATCAACCTGTTTTTCGCCGGGATCTTGATTGGCGGGCCCGCTTTCCGGGACGGCCCGCCCAAGGGCGGCTCAGGCGCTGCAATGATTCCCAATCCACGCATGTTCGTGGAAGCACTCGGTCCAGTAGATGGTCGTCGCGTTCAGCGTGAGATCCGCAGGAGTGTCCCTGACCTCCGTGAGAAGTTCAGAGCCGTGCGGGCAAATCATCTGCGTGTAGTAGCCGCCCTGCGGGCTGACCCTTATGACCCGCAGGCCCTGACAGATGCTCTGGGCAATGTGCGCAAAGCCCATTCGGAACTCGCAACTTCATTTCAGGAGCCATTGGCAACAGTGTTTGGCAATCTGACGTATGAGCAACGCCTCAAACTCGCAGACGCGCTGGAGCAGATGCGACCTGGACGCCGGCCTGGCGGGGGGGCAGACAGGTCCATGGGCGAGAAACCAGATCGCTAA
- a CDS encoding RNA polymerase sigma factor, whose product MARTTEYLDVVRATPLASSIDGNWTLPPTGLAYARPLPRHGYQGDHLAAPPKNRQAQLQSQDQAESLAEMDQDFARRIASGEAAAMREAVNEFLPQIHATARRMLRNDADADEVTQETFLRVWKNVGTWVPKGARLRTWVIRIVMNLCYDRLRKKGHGTSLPLEDAPETIDEAPSAVETIAVRDRSVQVEIAMSALPDRQRAAIQLVHFDEMSNIDAASIMDVSVDALESLLARGRRSLKAALLDQREELLGDV is encoded by the coding sequence ATGGCACGGACCACGGAATATCTCGATGTGGTCCGTGCCACGCCACTCGCCAGTTCCATTGATGGCAACTGGACTCTTCCGCCAACAGGGCTAGCCTACGCTAGACCGCTTCCAAGACACGGATACCAGGGGGACCATTTGGCGGCACCGCCAAAAAATAGACAGGCGCAGCTGCAATCGCAGGATCAAGCTGAGAGCCTTGCTGAGATGGATCAAGATTTTGCCAGACGAATTGCGTCCGGTGAAGCGGCAGCAATGCGCGAAGCGGTCAACGAGTTTCTACCGCAGATACATGCAACGGCACGGCGTATGTTGCGCAACGACGCAGACGCCGACGAAGTGACGCAGGAGACATTCCTGCGTGTCTGGAAGAACGTCGGTACTTGGGTTCCCAAAGGCGCAAGACTGCGCACCTGGGTCATTCGGATTGTCATGAACCTTTGTTACGACAGACTTCGTAAGAAGGGTCATGGCACGTCACTGCCGCTGGAAGACGCGCCGGAGACGATTGATGAGGCCCCAAGCGCGGTTGAGACAATTGCCGTGCGCGACAGGTCTGTGCAGGTCGAAATAGCAATGTCGGCTTTGCCGGATCGCCAGAGAGCTGCGATCCAGCTCGTGCACTTCGATGAAATGAGCAATATCGATGCGGCAAGCATCATGGATGTTAGCGTGGATGCGCTTGAGTCTTTACTTGCTCGGGGTCGACGAAGCCTGAAAGCGGCTCTCCTCGACCAAAGAGAGGAACTGTTGGGAGATGTGTGA
- a CDS encoding glycine cleavage T C-terminal barrel domain-containing protein, protein MSKSPTETQSWDLAVRPTPLHARTAQFNRTNQWTQVLGWTVPSVYDYLEGEHAALRNACALADLNGLVTYQLSGLDVCEYLNRLAGGCGGDVGIGKCRRVAISDDEGGLVADGVVIRSAQSHWLLTLPVRCLDWLKISTRGFDCIVQDVSETTSTFALDGPSSCAALLAAGMGGIEALRPGAVRALKVGTAKVTVARISATGGLGYEIRCDVDDALFVFDRVRLGAELFRPVFAGQHARHLAQLEAGHPRANHDYESALTASLVDRRSAFEVGLGALLEFSGGHFTGKNALMQQRENGAKRAIVGIEVEGDLQPDGRLISTSAGIVGEVASLAWSPSCKKQIGLADLRADILGSAGEISMRGHNGQKISVKIASRPFYTCPNARRTPPEAQ, encoded by the coding sequence ATGAGCAAGTCCCCCACAGAAACCCAAAGCTGGGATCTGGCTGTCCGACCAACGCCTCTTCACGCACGGACGGCGCAGTTCAATCGAACCAATCAATGGACGCAGGTGCTTGGGTGGACCGTGCCGTCTGTGTACGACTATCTGGAGGGTGAGCACGCAGCCTTGCGCAACGCGTGCGCTCTGGCGGATCTGAATGGACTCGTTACCTATCAATTGTCCGGTCTAGATGTTTGTGAGTATCTCAACCGGCTAGCGGGCGGATGTGGCGGAGATGTGGGCATTGGAAAGTGTCGCCGCGTTGCCATTAGTGATGACGAAGGCGGTCTGGTCGCTGACGGCGTTGTCATCCGATCAGCTCAATCGCATTGGCTTCTCACACTTCCCGTTCGGTGCCTGGATTGGTTGAAGATTTCCACGCGTGGTTTTGATTGCATTGTTCAGGATGTATCGGAGACAACTTCCACATTTGCTCTCGATGGCCCTTCATCCTGCGCCGCATTGCTGGCAGCTGGAATGGGCGGAATCGAGGCGCTTAGACCTGGGGCTGTGCGGGCTCTCAAGGTTGGAACAGCAAAAGTCACGGTTGCCCGAATTTCGGCTACCGGCGGACTGGGGTACGAAATTCGATGTGACGTTGACGATGCCCTGTTTGTCTTTGATCGGGTGCGCCTGGGAGCAGAGCTTTTCAGACCCGTCTTTGCCGGTCAGCACGCGCGTCACCTGGCGCAGCTTGAGGCAGGGCACCCTCGTGCCAATCATGATTATGAGTCGGCATTGACGGCATCGCTAGTCGATCGCCGTTCAGCCTTCGAAGTGGGACTGGGCGCGTTGCTTGAGTTTTCAGGGGGACACTTCACCGGCAAGAATGCTCTCATGCAGCAACGTGAAAATGGTGCAAAAAGAGCAATTGTTGGAATTGAGGTTGAGGGCGACCTGCAACCAGACGGCCGGTTGATCTCTACGTCGGCGGGAATCGTTGGCGAGGTAGCAAGCCTTGCATGGTCGCCATCATGTAAGAAACAGATTGGCCTTGCAGACCTTCGTGCGGACATTCTGGGCTCCGCAGGTGAGATCAGCATGCGGGGACATAACGGTCAGAAAATCTCCGTCAAAATTGCATCTCGGCCGTTTTACACCTGTCCCAACGCGCGCCGAACACCACCCGAAGCGCAGTAA
- a CDS encoding NAD(P)/FAD-dependent oxidoreductase — MSAAANTFDIAIVGGGHNGLVAAALLAKAGRRVVLCEALPTLGGAAGVSTLMPGLRVPQCAHVVSGFSPALIRKLNLRKHGLNVLQKNMSRVALDSDGRHIVFGPKAKATRENIFNWSSRDLEAWKKFCGEFDLIISALVPLHRGVSPELLPATWQERMAWAKHYLRVRRHGREPFQKLLQLLPSNVGDFLEDSFETDILKGALALDASLGSYNGPSAPGSLFYWAWQRAGELASTSGTLQVEGGPDALAQALATAARASGADLRTSSAVASIRVEDEKTTGLVLTNGDEIDAPIVVSTINPKATYLSLVGAKHLDAGLVRDVDAIRMRASAAKVNLALGQLPSFAKADEKILAGRLLIAPGLAEVERASNPQKYGELPAHPVMEATLPSIVDESLTPDGRHVLSAIVPFIPLDVEGGWEVQSDSLIKRVIKTLGEYAPDLPDLVMAGEVLTPKDLETRCGVTGGDWHQGEVTFDQTMMMRPIPQLANGRSPVGGLFLGGAGAHPGGGLSGRPAVNAVAAATEYAKGARS, encoded by the coding sequence ATGAGTGCCGCTGCAAACACTTTTGACATTGCGATCGTCGGAGGCGGGCACAACGGGCTTGTGGCAGCTGCTCTTTTGGCGAAGGCAGGGCGGCGCGTGGTTCTGTGCGAGGCACTACCAACACTGGGCGGGGCCGCTGGTGTCAGTACACTAATGCCCGGTCTGCGCGTGCCCCAATGCGCCCACGTGGTAAGTGGGTTTTCTCCAGCCCTTATTCGAAAACTGAACCTCAGGAAGCACGGCTTGAATGTGCTTCAAAAAAACATGAGCCGTGTGGCACTTGATTCGGACGGCCGCCATATTGTTTTTGGACCCAAGGCCAAGGCAACTCGCGAAAACATCTTCAACTGGTCAAGCCGAGACTTGGAGGCCTGGAAAAAGTTCTGCGGTGAGTTTGACCTCATCATCTCTGCATTGGTGCCATTGCATCGAGGTGTATCACCGGAACTGCTTCCAGCAACTTGGCAGGAGCGGATGGCATGGGCGAAACATTATCTGCGTGTGCGTCGGCATGGACGTGAGCCGTTTCAGAAACTGCTTCAACTTCTGCCTTCCAATGTTGGTGATTTTTTAGAGGACTCATTTGAGACGGACATACTCAAAGGTGCTCTGGCGCTCGATGCCAGTCTTGGTTCTTACAACGGGCCAAGTGCTCCGGGTTCCCTGTTCTACTGGGCCTGGCAAAGAGCTGGTGAGCTAGCGAGCACGTCAGGCACCCTGCAAGTTGAAGGTGGCCCTGACGCCCTGGCGCAGGCGCTTGCAACCGCCGCGCGGGCAAGTGGCGCTGACCTCAGAACTTCATCCGCTGTCGCCTCAATTCGTGTTGAAGATGAGAAAACCACAGGGCTTGTGCTCACCAATGGTGACGAAATCGACGCGCCCATCGTAGTTTCAACGATCAACCCAAAGGCAACATATCTGAGTTTGGTTGGGGCCAAGCACCTTGACGCCGGACTGGTGCGTGATGTCGATGCCATTAGGATGCGCGCCTCGGCTGCAAAGGTGAATCTCGCTTTGGGCCAATTGCCGTCCTTTGCGAAAGCTGATGAGAAAATTCTTGCGGGGCGCCTGCTCATAGCGCCGGGCCTTGCGGAAGTTGAGCGTGCCTCGAACCCGCAAAAGTATGGCGAGCTGCCCGCACACCCGGTGATGGAAGCAACGCTTCCAAGTATCGTTGACGAGAGCCTGACACCTGACGGCCGCCATGTATTGTCTGCGATCGTGCCATTTATCCCCTTGGACGTTGAAGGCGGATGGGAAGTCCAAAGCGATAGTCTGATCAAGCGGGTGATAAAGACACTTGGAGAGTATGCGCCGGACTTACCTGATCTTGTGATGGCTGGCGAAGTTCTGACGCCAAAAGACCTGGAAACCCGTTGCGGCGTTACGGGAGGGGATTGGCATCAGGGCGAGGTAACTTTTGATCAGACCATGATGATGCGCCCCATCCCGCAGCTTGCAAATGGAAGAAGTCCTGTTGGTGGACTGTTCCTTGGTGGCGCCGGAGCACATCCAGGTGGCGGACTGTCTGGCCGACCCGCAGTGAATGCAGTTGCAGCAGCTACTGAATATGCGAAGGGCGCGCGATCATGA
- a CDS encoding NAD(P)/FAD-dependent oxidoreductase: MAQVTHSLIHMERFDVIVIGAGHNGLTAAAYLARAGLSVLVVEKNEYIGGAAVSREIEPGFIYSSCSYALSLLRPEIIRDLDLVQHGLRVMPYHGSLTLMGDGRYLAASSHADVMRREISRFSKRDADAYQQYNRDMRRQADLVAPLLMQAPPDPASLSPSKLRRTLSLLSDAGAMGAEGVADAVRFWTMSAADLLDRYFETDVVKAHLAASATIGTGLGPMSPGSAYVMLHHRIGGIDGAGGAWGYVRGGMGTVSKALAASVHAFGGEVRASSGVEEVKVSKGRASGVVLEDGTQIDASIVMSGLELKRSVLSLLDWKGLPKGFVERVSKFKTRGSSAKLNIALDGLPQFSAVPDDCPSLDGDIRLCGTIEDMERAYDDWKERVMPRNPYIEMVLPSRLDPTLAPPGKHVASVFVQYVPDTLIDGTWTQAKRKTLEDVVLDKIEAAAPGFRQKVRHVETRTPAELEGEIGLTQGNIFHGELTLDQLLFNRPLPELAQYRTPVRNYYLCGSSTHPGGGVMGAPGANAASAVLSDIGKRRRSRRSA, from the coding sequence GTGGCGCAGGTCACTCATAGCCTGATCCACATGGAGCGCTTCGACGTCATTGTCATTGGTGCGGGCCACAACGGCCTCACAGCAGCGGCCTATCTGGCGCGTGCTGGCCTCAGTGTGCTTGTCGTAGAGAAGAACGAATATATTGGCGGTGCGGCTGTTAGCCGGGAAATTGAACCCGGCTTCATCTACTCAAGCTGCTCATACGCTCTCAGTCTTTTGCGTCCGGAAATTATTCGCGATCTTGATCTAGTCCAGCACGGCCTGAGGGTCATGCCGTATCATGGCTCACTCACGCTCATGGGAGATGGCCGTTATCTGGCGGCCTCTTCTCATGCGGATGTAATGCGACGCGAAATCTCTCGCTTTTCAAAACGCGATGCAGACGCCTATCAGCAATACAATCGAGACATGCGGCGACAGGCCGATCTGGTGGCCCCATTGCTGATGCAGGCGCCTCCCGACCCAGCCTCACTCTCTCCGTCAAAACTCCGTCGAACACTCTCTTTGCTTTCGGACGCCGGCGCCATGGGAGCCGAGGGCGTTGCCGATGCAGTCCGGTTCTGGACGATGTCCGCCGCGGATTTGCTTGATCGGTATTTTGAAACAGATGTCGTGAAGGCGCATCTGGCCGCCTCAGCAACCATAGGCACAGGGCTGGGACCCATGTCGCCGGGCAGTGCCTACGTGATGCTGCATCATAGGATCGGCGGCATTGATGGTGCCGGTGGTGCGTGGGGTTATGTGCGCGGCGGCATGGGCACTGTGTCTAAAGCGCTGGCGGCCTCAGTCCACGCCTTTGGTGGTGAGGTTCGTGCCTCAAGCGGGGTTGAGGAGGTCAAGGTCAGCAAGGGACGGGCATCTGGAGTCGTTCTGGAGGACGGGACGCAAATCGATGCCAGTATCGTGATGTCAGGGCTCGAACTCAAAAGGTCCGTCTTATCGCTGCTCGACTGGAAAGGCTTGCCAAAGGGCTTTGTGGAACGCGTATCGAAATTCAAGACGCGTGGCTCGTCAGCTAAACTGAATATCGCTCTGGATGGTCTCCCGCAGTTCAGTGCCGTTCCAGATGACTGCCCGTCGCTCGATGGAGACATCCGACTGTGCGGAACGATTGAGGACATGGAGCGCGCATATGATGACTGGAAAGAACGGGTCATGCCGCGCAATCCATACATCGAGATGGTGCTGCCATCTCGCCTTGATCCAACCCTGGCGCCGCCCGGCAAGCACGTGGCATCCGTGTTCGTCCAATATGTTCCAGACACATTGATTGATGGCACTTGGACACAGGCTAAGCGCAAGACACTCGAGGACGTAGTGCTCGACAAGATCGAAGCGGCAGCCCCTGGCTTCAGGCAAAAAGTGCGGCATGTGGAAACCAGAACGCCAGCTGAACTCGAGGGCGAGATTGGTCTGACACAGGGAAACATTTTCCACGGAGAGCTGACGCTCGATCAGTTGTTGTTCAATCGGCCGCTCCCGGAACTGGCACAATACAGAACACCCGTTCGCAACTATTATCTTTGTGGCTCAAGCACACATCCAGGCGGGGGTGTCATGGGCGCGCCTGGTGCCAATGCGGCAAGCGCGGTTCTGTCCGATATTGGCAAGCGCCGCAGATCAAGGCGGTCTGCATGA